From the Gallaecimonas kandeliae genome, one window contains:
- a CDS encoding polysaccharide deacetylase family protein — MAKSGPGRELVGYGGRPPHPHWPGGARVALQFVLNVEEGSESCILHGDAQSEAYLHELPGRPPRRGERDWSVESLYEYGARAGAWRLLALFAERNVPLTVFATGQALELNPPLAQALSQGDIEVAGHGYRWLDYHFVPEDEERRHIQQTLAAIAKCCNKQALGWYTGRQSANTRRLVQEAGLLYSSDCYNDDLPYWHQDLLMLPYSLVTNDMRYLLPNCVASGEDFFALLKDAFDCLWQEGATAPKMMSVGLHGRISGHPARALALVRFLSHVQAKGGAWICKRQDIARHWQAHHPSRP; from the coding sequence ATGGCAAAGTCCGGCCCGGGGCGGGAGCTCGTCGGCTACGGCGGCCGGCCACCTCATCCCCATTGGCCGGGCGGGGCACGCGTCGCCCTGCAGTTTGTGCTCAATGTCGAGGAAGGCTCAGAGTCTTGCATCCTGCACGGCGACGCCCAGTCCGAGGCCTACCTGCACGAGCTGCCTGGGCGGCCGCCGCGCCGGGGCGAGCGGGACTGGAGCGTGGAGAGCCTCTATGAATACGGCGCCCGGGCCGGCGCCTGGCGCCTGCTGGCACTCTTTGCCGAGCGCAACGTACCCCTGACCGTCTTCGCCACAGGCCAGGCCCTGGAGCTCAACCCACCGCTGGCCCAGGCCCTTAGCCAAGGCGACATCGAAGTGGCGGGCCACGGCTATCGCTGGCTGGACTATCACTTTGTCCCTGAAGACGAGGAAAGGCGCCACATCCAGCAGACCCTGGCGGCGATAGCCAAGTGCTGCAACAAGCAGGCGCTGGGCTGGTATACGGGCCGGCAAAGCGCCAATACCCGGCGGTTGGTGCAAGAGGCGGGGTTGCTCTACAGCTCGGATTGCTACAACGACGACCTGCCCTACTGGCACCAGGATCTTCTGATGCTCCCCTACAGCCTGGTCACCAACGACATGCGCTATCTGCTGCCGAACTGTGTCGCCAGCGGGGAAGACTTCTTTGCGCTGCTCAAGGATGCCTTCGACTGCCTCTGGCAGGAAGGGGCGACGGCGCCGAAGATGATGAGCGTCGGCCTCCATGGCCGTATCAGCGGCCACCCTGCCAGGGCCCTGGCCCTGGTGCGCTTCTTGAGTCATGTACAG
- a CDS encoding GNAT family N-acetyltransferase, translated as MSDKLQIRNMTRAELDSLVGWAAKEGWNPGLHDAELFWATDPDAYIAAELDGELVGGGAITSYGGDFGFMGFFIIRPEFRGHGLGDELWRKRREGLLARLKPGAGIGMDGVFDMQPYYAKGGFVFSHRDLRFEADIAAGFTAPPGGEQLVPLSEVAFADLEAYDRQCFPASRSAFLEGWIAQPDAQALGCLRGGKLAGYAVVRRCGQGCKVGPLFADDAKAAEALYQKLAEFAAGGPLFLDVPENNGAAMAMARRHGMAEVFGCARMYLGSKPAVAEDKVFGVTTFELG; from the coding sequence ATGTCAGACAAGCTGCAGATCCGCAACATGACCAGGGCCGAGCTGGATAGCTTGGTGGGCTGGGCGGCGAAAGAGGGCTGGAACCCTGGCCTGCACGATGCCGAGCTGTTCTGGGCCACGGATCCGGACGCCTACATCGCCGCCGAACTGGACGGGGAGCTGGTCGGTGGCGGCGCCATCACCAGCTATGGCGGCGACTTTGGCTTCATGGGCTTTTTTATCATCCGCCCCGAGTTTCGCGGCCATGGCCTGGGCGATGAACTCTGGCGCAAGCGGCGGGAGGGGCTGCTGGCCCGCCTCAAGCCCGGCGCCGGCATCGGCATGGACGGCGTCTTCGACATGCAGCCCTACTACGCCAAGGGCGGCTTCGTCTTTTCCCACCGGGACCTGCGCTTTGAGGCCGACATTGCGGCCGGCTTTACCGCGCCGCCGGGCGGCGAGCAGCTGGTGCCGCTTTCCGAGGTGGCCTTCGCTGATCTCGAAGCCTATGACCGCCAATGCTTCCCCGCCTCTCGCAGTGCCTTCCTCGAAGGCTGGATAGCCCAGCCGGACGCCCAGGCCCTTGGCTGCCTGCGCGGCGGCAAGCTGGCCGGTTATGCCGTGGTGCGCCGCTGTGGCCAGGGCTGCAAGGTAGGCCCCCTCTTCGCCGACGACGCCAAGGCCGCCGAGGCCCTCTACCAAAAGCTGGCGGAGTTCGCCGCAGGCGGCCCCCTCTTCCTCGACGTGCCGGAGAATAATGGCGCCGCCATGGCCATGGCCCGGCGCCACGGCATGGCGGAGGTGTTCGGCTGCGCCCGCATGTACTTAGGCTCCAAACCCGCCGTCGCCGAGGACAAGGTATTCGGCGTCACCACCTTCGAGCTCGGCTGA
- a CDS encoding nuclear transport factor 2 family protein, with translation MTNPEAPVQRQLDAYNDHDLERFLAQYHEDVQVFRPPAAEPVQVGKAAMGAHYANHRFNLPDLHARLVNRMVSGNIVVDHEEVSGLGEAPVSAIAVYKVVDGKIRTAWFY, from the coding sequence GTGACCAACCCTGAAGCCCCTGTCCAGCGCCAGTTGGACGCTTACAACGATCACGACTTGGAACGCTTCCTGGCCCAGTACCATGAGGATGTGCAGGTTTTCCGGCCACCGGCGGCGGAGCCTGTGCAGGTGGGCAAGGCGGCCATGGGGGCCCATTACGCCAATCACCGTTTCAACCTGCCGGACCTGCACGCCAGGCTGGTCAACCGCATGGTGTCGGGCAATATCGTCGTCGACCATGAAGAGGTCAGCGGCCTTGGCGAGGCGCCGGTCTCGGCCATTGCCGTCTACAAGGTGGTGGATGGTAAGATCCGCACCGCCTGGTTTTACTGA
- a CDS encoding T6SS immunity protein Tdi1 domain-containing protein — MSITLHDLIVDFSHLDPDALLSDWRWLTGSDKQPILITAMGNAFLLNRADDSVWLLDAGEGSLKPVTNSVEELEACLSDHDFVMERFLVEDFVGLREAGKRLAEGQVYGYIRPPALGGGFDIENLEPTDMQVHFSFSGQVHEQVKDLPEGTPISNISFGKA; from the coding sequence ATGTCAATCACCTTACATGACCTGATCGTCGATTTTTCCCATCTGGATCCTGATGCGTTGTTGTCGGATTGGCGCTGGCTAACTGGCAGCGACAAGCAGCCGATCCTGATCACGGCCATGGGCAATGCTTTTTTGCTGAACAGGGCCGATGACAGTGTCTGGCTGCTCGATGCTGGCGAAGGAAGCCTGAAGCCCGTCACCAATTCGGTTGAAGAGCTGGAAGCCTGCCTGTCCGACCACGACTTCGTGATGGAAAGGTTCCTGGTCGAAGATTTTGTCGGCCTGCGAGAGGCTGGTAAGCGGCTTGCCGAGGGGCAGGTCTACGGCTATATCCGGCCTCCCGCCTTGGGTGGCGGCTTCGACATCGAGAACTTGGAGCCCACCGACATGCAGGTGCATTTCAGCTTCTCCGGGCAAGTCCACGAACAGGTCAAGGATTTGCCCGAAGGCACCCCCATATCCAACATTTCCTTCGGAAAAGCCTGA
- a CDS encoding DUF3565 domain-containing protein — translation MDQPIIGYHQDAEGHWVAELACGHFQHVRHDPPWQQRPWVVTEAGRAAKLGLMLGCKKCDEGAPPDRLDDPNDRPGSPQ, via the coding sequence ATGGACCAGCCCATCATCGGTTACCACCAGGACGCAGAAGGCCACTGGGTAGCGGAGCTGGCCTGTGGCCATTTCCAGCATGTGCGCCATGACCCGCCCTGGCAGCAGCGGCCTTGGGTGGTGACCGAAGCGGGCAGGGCGGCCAAGCTGGGGCTGATGCTCGGCTGCAAGAAATGTGATGAAGGGGCGCCACCAGATCGCCTCGACGACCCCAACGACAGGCCCGGGAGCCCGCAGTGA
- a CDS encoding NYN domain-containing protein, whose amino-acid sequence MTRVLILVDVQNAYYTARQAFGRNVDYNAFWARATAGRELVKAFAYAIDRGDQKQREFQNILRAIGFEVKLKPFIQRADGSAKGDWDVGITLDAMDHAGLADVVVLLSGDGDFDLLASRLREKGQRVEVYGVAELTAASLMHAASEFIPIEGKLLLP is encoded by the coding sequence GTGACAAGAGTGCTGATACTGGTCGACGTGCAGAACGCCTATTACACGGCCAGGCAGGCCTTCGGCCGCAACGTCGATTACAACGCCTTCTGGGCCAGGGCCACGGCGGGCCGGGAACTGGTCAAGGCCTTTGCCTACGCCATCGACAGGGGCGATCAGAAGCAGCGGGAATTCCAGAATATCCTGAGGGCTATCGGCTTCGAGGTGAAGCTCAAACCCTTTATCCAGCGGGCGGACGGCTCGGCCAAGGGGGACTGGGACGTGGGCATCACCCTCGATGCCATGGACCATGCAGGCCTTGCCGATGTGGTGGTGTTGCTGTCGGGCGACGGCGATTTCGACCTGCTGGCGAGCCGGCTGCGGGAGAAGGGCCAGAGGGTCGAGGTCTATGGCGTGGCCGAGCTGACGGCGGCGTCCCTGATGCATGCCGCCAGTGAATTCATCCCCATCGAAGGAAAGCTCCTGTTGCCTTGA
- a CDS encoding M61 family metallopeptidase, whose protein sequence is MTAIHYDIKPVSLSRHLFEVLLTIDEPEAGGQQLWLPAWIPGSYLIRDFAKHLQWIEASDEDGNPVTVTKLGKARWQLGQVEGPVQVRYQTYAWDLSVRGAHLDETHGFFNGTSVFLAVAGQESEPVTVDIQAPLEAPHWQLATGLPRQSGEPWGFGRFQAQDYDALIDHPVEMGDFEVLSFKAKGIPHHLVLTGHHYGDREKLKRDLAAICETQLDFFGEPHPFTEYWFLTMVTADSYGGLEHRNSTALMIPRYALNGKDYLDFLALCSHEYFHNWNVKRIKPAAFLPYQLERESHSIQLWAYEGITSYYDDLMLHRAGLIDAQGYLDRLATTFTRVARSPGRQVQSLADSSFDAWTKFYQQDENAPNAIVSYYTKGAIMALCLDLTLRLQSGHEVNLDDLMLRLWEDFGQQGLGTADDSHQRLAEGLLGEPLDAFFSQALHSTEELPAIPLLSAMGVTLSFEPAADDSDQGGQPGKARPSRLVLGAKTLDADGGIKLQNVIHGGSADQAGLAAGDVIVAIDGLRARQGQLAKQLAAIGERAVEVHAFRRDELMTFELIPSPAPLDTAVLALAEPDKLKGWLDA, encoded by the coding sequence ATGACTGCCATCCATTATGACATCAAGCCTGTAAGCCTTAGCAGGCATTTGTTCGAAGTGCTCCTCACCATCGACGAACCCGAGGCGGGCGGCCAGCAGCTCTGGCTGCCAGCCTGGATCCCGGGCTCCTACCTCATCCGCGATTTTGCCAAACACCTGCAATGGATAGAGGCCAGCGACGAGGACGGCAACCCCGTCACCGTCACCAAGCTCGGCAAGGCCCGCTGGCAGCTGGGCCAGGTAGAGGGGCCGGTGCAGGTGCGCTACCAGACCTACGCCTGGGATCTGTCGGTGCGCGGCGCCCACCTCGACGAGACCCACGGCTTCTTCAACGGCACTTCGGTGTTCCTGGCCGTCGCCGGCCAGGAGAGCGAGCCGGTCACGGTCGACATCCAGGCCCCCCTGGAGGCCCCCCACTGGCAGCTGGCCACTGGCCTGCCCCGCCAAAGCGGCGAGCCCTGGGGCTTCGGCCGCTTCCAGGCCCAGGACTATGACGCCCTCATCGACCATCCCGTCGAGATGGGCGACTTCGAGGTGCTGAGCTTCAAGGCCAAGGGCATACCCCACCACCTGGTGCTGACCGGCCATCATTATGGCGACAGGGAGAAGCTCAAGCGGGATCTGGCCGCCATCTGCGAGACCCAGCTGGATTTCTTCGGCGAGCCCCACCCCTTCACCGAATACTGGTTCCTGACCATGGTCACGGCGGACAGTTATGGCGGCCTCGAGCACCGTAACTCCACGGCCCTGATGATCCCCCGCTACGCCTTGAACGGTAAGGACTACCTGGACTTCCTGGCGCTCTGCTCCCATGAGTATTTCCACAACTGGAACGTCAAGCGCATCAAGCCCGCCGCCTTCCTGCCCTACCAGCTGGAACGGGAGAGCCACAGCATCCAGCTTTGGGCCTATGAGGGCATCACCTCCTACTACGACGACCTGATGCTGCACCGCGCCGGCCTTATCGACGCCCAGGGTTACCTGGACCGCCTGGCCACCACCTTCACCCGGGTGGCCAGAAGCCCGGGCCGCCAGGTGCAAAGCCTGGCCGATTCGAGCTTCGACGCCTGGACCAAGTTCTACCAGCAGGACGAAAACGCCCCCAACGCCATCGTCAGCTACTACACCAAGGGCGCCATCATGGCGCTGTGCCTGGATCTCACCCTGCGCCTGCAATCGGGCCACGAGGTCAACCTGGACGACCTCATGCTGCGGCTCTGGGAAGACTTCGGCCAGCAGGGCCTGGGCACGGCGGACGACAGCCACCAGCGCCTGGCCGAAGGCCTGCTCGGTGAGCCCCTGGACGCCTTCTTCAGCCAGGCCCTGCACAGCACCGAAGAGCTGCCGGCCATACCGCTGCTTTCGGCCATGGGCGTCACCCTGAGCTTCGAACCGGCCGCCGACGATAGCGACCAGGGCGGCCAACCCGGCAAGGCCCGCCCCAGCCGCCTGGTACTGGGCGCCAAGACGCTGGACGCCGACGGCGGCATCAAGCTGCAAAACGTCATCCATGGCGGTAGCGCCGACCAGGCCGGCCTTGCCGCCGGGGATGTCATCGTCGCCATCGACGGCCTGCGCGCCCGCCAAGGCCAGCTTGCCAAGCAGCTGGCCGCCATAGGCGAGCGGGCTGTGGAGGTACACGCCTTTCGCCGCGACGAGCTGATGACCTTCGAGCTGATCCCAAGCCCGGCGCCTTTGGACACGGCCGTGCTGGCGCTGGCCGAGCCGGACAAGCTCAAGGGCTGGCTGGACGCCTGA
- the hinT gene encoding purine nucleoside phosphoramidase, protein MSEETIFSKIIRREIPAEILYQDDLVTAFRDINPKAPVHVLIVPNILIPTADDITEDHEPYLGRMMTVAAKLARDAGVAEDGYRLMMNCRSHGGQEVYHIHLHLLGGRPLGPMLARG, encoded by the coding sequence ATGAGCGAAGAAACCATTTTCTCCAAGATCATCCGCCGCGAGATCCCCGCCGAGATCCTCTACCAGGACGACCTGGTCACCGCCTTTAGGGACATCAACCCCAAGGCCCCCGTCCATGTGCTGATCGTGCCCAATATCCTCATTCCCACCGCCGACGACATCACCGAGGATCATGAGCCTTATCTGGGCCGCATGATGACGGTGGCGGCCAAGCTGGCCCGGGACGCCGGCGTGGCCGAAGACGGCTACCGGCTGATGATGAATTGCCGCAGCCACGGCGGTCAGGAGGTCTACCATATCCACCTGCACCTGCTGGGTGGCAGGCCGCTGGGGCCCATGCTGGCCAGGGGCTAG
- a CDS encoding TonB-dependent receptor, whose translation MFPKSLITLSLLSALAQADDGIEHLQVTGDFRSQALTELTDSISVLSADELDKRHAESLDQALDLVPNVNFASGASRGRFIQIRGIGERSQFVDPVNPSVGLLVDGFDFSGLGLAGILSDVDQVEVFRGPQGTRFGANALAGLVNIHTQDPAQDVEGYGRLSLANHNARRLEGAVGGGLGEGWSARLAGSSYDSDGDNFNSFLGHATNDRSEDSARLKLRYLGSDWQWDLTGLFLDVDNGYDAFSFDNSGTTLSDQPGRDKQLSRGLGSRLSYLGWDKAKVELSTTASKSSSLYSYDEDWSNPGYCQSRDCPFGDYESFDSYDRNRDTQVADLRLVSKPVGRLGQADWVLGVYGRHQNEKLVRDYTYGGLNSKIKSDNSALYGQLSLPLSGNWRLTGGARLERWQADYDDSYPQQLSHSENLWGADLSLGYSLDNALYYLALSRGYKPGGFNSTGSVSPQHRSFDTETAVNLEAGAKWWLRSDLSLAVSVFQMWRDNMQVKTYETRDRGDGSVEFIEYLDNAASGRNQGLEAELGWQATQSLRLRASLGLLKTRYKDFVNASGEKLDGRDQAQAPRWSYHLAADWQLADAWLLTVETEGKDKYYFSDSHDEQSWAYALWHANLAWQQGNWELDLFGRNLFDRHYATRGFGGFGNDPADGYTEHPYYQLGDGRVVGVSASYRF comes from the coding sequence ATGTTCCCAAAATCCCTTATCACCCTTTCCCTGCTCAGCGCCCTGGCCCAGGCCGACGACGGCATCGAGCATCTGCAGGTCACCGGCGATTTCCGCTCCCAGGCCCTGACCGAATTGACCGACAGCATCTCTGTGCTCTCCGCCGACGAGCTGGACAAACGCCATGCGGAAAGTCTGGACCAGGCCCTGGATCTGGTGCCCAACGTCAACTTCGCATCTGGGGCCAGCCGCGGCCGCTTCATCCAAATTCGCGGCATAGGTGAGCGCAGCCAGTTCGTGGATCCGGTCAACCCCTCTGTGGGCCTCTTGGTCGACGGCTTCGACTTTTCCGGCCTCGGCCTTGCCGGCATCCTGAGCGACGTCGACCAGGTGGAGGTCTTCCGCGGCCCCCAGGGCACCCGTTTCGGCGCCAACGCCCTGGCCGGCCTCGTCAACATCCACACCCAAGACCCTGCCCAGGATGTCGAAGGCTATGGCCGCCTGAGCCTGGCCAACCATAATGCCCGCCGCCTGGAAGGGGCCGTCGGCGGCGGCTTGGGCGAGGGCTGGTCGGCGCGCCTGGCCGGCTCCAGCTACGACTCAGACGGCGACAACTTCAACAGCTTCCTGGGCCACGCCACCAACGACCGCAGCGAAGACAGCGCTCGCCTGAAACTCCGTTATCTCGGCAGCGATTGGCAGTGGGACCTGACCGGCCTCTTCCTGGACGTGGACAACGGCTACGACGCCTTCAGCTTCGACAACTCCGGCACCACATTGTCCGACCAACCGGGCCGCGACAAGCAGCTCAGCCGCGGCTTGGGCTCGCGCCTGAGTTACCTCGGCTGGGACAAGGCCAAGGTCGAGCTCAGCACCACCGCCAGCAAATCAAGCAGCCTCTACAGCTATGACGAAGACTGGTCCAACCCGGGCTACTGCCAGAGCCGGGACTGCCCTTTTGGTGACTACGAGAGCTTCGATTCCTACGACCGCAACCGCGACACCCAAGTAGCGGACCTGCGCCTGGTCTCCAAGCCCGTCGGCCGCCTGGGCCAGGCCGACTGGGTGCTGGGCGTCTACGGCCGCCACCAGAACGAAAAGCTGGTGCGCGATTACACCTACGGCGGCCTCAATTCCAAGATCAAGAGCGACAACAGTGCCCTCTACGGCCAGCTGTCCTTGCCGCTGTCAGGCAACTGGCGCCTGACCGGCGGCGCCCGCCTCGAGCGCTGGCAGGCCGACTACGACGACAGCTATCCCCAGCAGCTCTCCCACAGCGAGAACCTCTGGGGCGCCGATCTCAGCCTGGGTTACAGCCTGGACAACGCCCTCTACTACCTGGCGCTCTCCCGCGGCTACAAGCCCGGCGGCTTCAACAGCACCGGCAGCGTCAGCCCGCAGCACCGCAGCTTCGACACCGAGACGGCGGTCAACCTGGAGGCCGGGGCCAAGTGGTGGCTGCGATCCGACCTGTCCCTGGCGGTCAGCGTCTTCCAGATGTGGCGGGACAACATGCAGGTCAAGACCTACGAGACCCGCGACCGCGGTGACGGATCTGTGGAGTTCATCGAGTACCTGGACAATGCCGCCTCCGGCCGCAACCAGGGCTTGGAAGCGGAGCTTGGCTGGCAGGCCACCCAGAGCCTGCGCCTGCGCGCCAGCCTGGGCCTCTTGAAGACCCGCTACAAGGACTTCGTCAACGCCAGCGGCGAGAAGCTGGACGGCCGTGACCAGGCCCAGGCGCCGCGCTGGAGCTACCACCTGGCCGCCGACTGGCAGCTGGCGGACGCCTGGCTGCTGACCGTCGAGACCGAGGGCAAGGACAAGTACTACTTCTCCGACAGCCACGACGAGCAGTCCTGGGCCTATGCCCTCTGGCACGCCAACCTGGCCTGGCAGCAGGGCAACTGGGAGCTGGATCTCTTTGGGCGCAACCTCTTCGACCGCCACTACGCCACCCGCGGCTTCGGCGGCTTCGGCAACGATCCGGCGGACGGCTACACCGAACATCCCTATTATCAACTGGGCGACGGCCGCGTGGTCGGTGTCAGTGCCAGTTACCGTTTCTAA
- the pnuC gene encoding nicotinamide riboside transporter PnuC: MSHFAQEVLDQLLATSPLEGAAVVLAVAYLWLAMRQSQWCWPAALVSTLIYVVLFYDVALLSESVLNLYYMAMAGYGWWSWRQGTQGGRLPVNARPLGWHLRLIAVGGLLSLGWGYLMANHTQAAFPYLDGATSCFAVLTTWMVTRKVLENWLYWVVIDGVSIWLYLQKDLAMTALLFLGYVLMALSGYWSWRRDLQPA; encoded by the coding sequence GTGAGCCACTTCGCTCAGGAAGTGCTGGACCAGTTGCTGGCCACCTCGCCCCTGGAAGGGGCGGCGGTGGTGCTGGCCGTCGCCTACCTCTGGCTGGCCATGCGCCAAAGCCAGTGGTGCTGGCCGGCGGCCCTGGTCAGCACCCTGATCTACGTGGTGCTCTTCTATGACGTGGCGCTCCTGTCCGAGTCGGTGCTCAACCTCTACTACATGGCCATGGCCGGCTACGGCTGGTGGAGCTGGCGCCAGGGCACCCAAGGGGGCCGGCTGCCGGTCAACGCCAGGCCGCTGGGCTGGCACTTGCGGCTGATCGCGGTCGGGGGACTGCTCTCCCTGGGCTGGGGCTACTTGATGGCCAACCACACCCAGGCCGCCTTTCCCTATCTTGACGGCGCCACCAGCTGCTTTGCGGTGTTAACCACCTGGATGGTGACCCGCAAGGTGCTGGAAAACTGGCTCTACTGGGTGGTCATCGATGGGGTCAGCATCTGGCTCTACCTGCAAAAGGATCTCGCCATGACGGCGCTGCTGTTCCTCGGTTACGTGCTGATGGCCCTGTCGGGCTACTGGAGCTGGCGCCGTGATCTGCAACCTGCCTGA
- a CDS encoding choline/ethanolamine kinase family protein: MICNLPEPWAKARRTPFEGGLTNRHWLLEGGAGKALLRQNSAALELGIDRGAELRLWQAASAAGISPELLWQQGDWTLCRFLDAEPGPADTEQKLDALLGAIRWLQGQALALPVLPLRERALALGAGEGRAEGPWAAYALIEQSPLPLVSAHVDLNPQNCLWQGPRLWLVDWEYGSLADPYYDIAALHITHEVPIDRLTSGWQRGGGEALDKARLLAMAAVFAHLCEAWCRHPQAGYLAYAAHYRKAWGHCLAALESVL; the protein is encoded by the coding sequence GTGATCTGCAACCTGCCTGAGCCCTGGGCCAAAGCCCGCCGCACCCCTTTCGAGGGCGGCCTGACCAACCGCCATTGGCTGCTGGAGGGCGGCGCCGGCAAGGCGCTGCTCAGGCAAAACAGCGCCGCCCTGGAGCTGGGCATAGACCGCGGCGCCGAGCTTCGGCTTTGGCAGGCGGCAAGCGCTGCCGGCATCAGCCCGGAGCTGCTTTGGCAGCAGGGGGATTGGACCCTGTGCCGCTTCCTGGACGCAGAGCCCGGCCCCGCCGATACGGAGCAGAAGCTGGATGCCCTCTTGGGGGCCATCCGCTGGCTGCAGGGCCAGGCATTGGCACTACCGGTGTTGCCCTTGCGGGAGCGGGCCTTGGCCCTGGGGGCAGGCGAGGGCAGGGCCGAGGGGCCCTGGGCCGCCTACGCCCTTATCGAGCAGAGTCCCTTGCCGCTGGTATCCGCCCATGTGGATCTCAATCCCCAGAACTGCCTCTGGCAAGGGCCCAGGCTCTGGCTGGTGGACTGGGAATATGGCAGCCTGGCCGACCCCTATTACGACATCGCTGCCCTGCATATCACCCATGAGGTGCCCATCGACAGGCTCACCAGCGGCTGGCAGCGAGGTGGCGGCGAGGCGCTGGACAAGGCCCGGCTGCTGGCCATGGCGGCCGTCTTTGCCCACCTCTGCGAGGCCTGGTGCCGCCATCCCCAGGCGGGTTACCTTGCCTATGCTGCGCATTATCGCAAAGCATGGGGCCATTGCCTTGCCGCCCTCGAAAGCGTCCTTTAG
- a CDS encoding sensor histidine kinase, which yields MRKSLSDDPKDVGRTLFGRHHDKYFWLLHSFGWASYGALFWISNYLAGSSDKYWVHIAFLSGTGWLLSIPLRYLYRRIWNFRPRTIVFIAILACLLVGMVWQLARNFFYFAVLYPNKAPDAWSGYYGYVVAAVPILAAWSGLYFGIKYYRMLQLMNEKALKATNAAQQAQLRALRYQLNPHFLFNTLNAISTLVMVKDNDTANRMVVGLADFLRYSLENDPIRRVPLEQEVRAMEKYLAIEEVRFSDRLKVHWQIADEVKLALVPSLILQPLIENAIKYGVAARVQGGNLWISGKRFGSDLLLEITDDGPGLGQGKSTSTGLGLANTRERLQTLYGEDFAFTLTSRAASGLTVNLRIPYQTEE from the coding sequence ATGAGAAAGTCCCTCTCTGACGATCCCAAGGACGTGGGCCGCACCCTGTTCGGCCGACATCACGACAAGTATTTCTGGCTGCTGCACAGCTTCGGCTGGGCAAGCTACGGCGCCCTGTTCTGGATCTCCAACTACCTGGCCGGCAGTTCAGACAAGTACTGGGTCCATATCGCCTTTTTGAGCGGTACCGGCTGGCTGCTGTCCATACCCCTGCGCTACCTGTACCGGCGGATCTGGAACTTCAGGCCCCGCACCATCGTCTTCATCGCCATTCTCGCCTGCCTGCTGGTGGGCATGGTCTGGCAGCTGGCGCGCAATTTCTTCTACTTTGCCGTGCTTTATCCCAACAAGGCGCCGGACGCCTGGTCGGGCTATTACGGCTACGTGGTGGCGGCGGTGCCCATCTTGGCGGCCTGGAGCGGCCTCTATTTCGGCATCAAGTACTACCGCATGTTGCAGCTGATGAACGAGAAGGCACTCAAGGCCACCAACGCCGCCCAGCAGGCGCAGCTGCGGGCCCTGCGCTACCAGCTCAACCCCCATTTCCTGTTCAATACCCTGAACGCCATCTCCACCCTGGTGATGGTCAAGGACAACGACACCGCCAACCGCATGGTGGTGGGCTTGGCCGACTTCCTGCGTTACTCGTTGGAGAACGACCCTATCCGCCGGGTGCCGCTGGAGCAGGAAGTGCGGGCCATGGAAAAATACCTCGCCATCGAGGAGGTGCGCTTTTCCGACCGCCTCAAGGTGCACTGGCAGATAGCGGACGAGGTGAAACTGGCGCTGGTGCCGTCCCTTATCCTCCAGCCCCTTATCGAGAACGCCATCAAGTACGGGGTGGCGGCCCGGGTGCAGGGGGGCAACCTCTGGATCTCGGGCAAACGTTTTGGTAGTGATCTCTTGCTGGAGATCACCGATGATGGCCCAGGCCTTGGGCAGGGCAAGAGCACCAGCACCGGCCTTGGATTGGCCAATACCCGCGAGCGCCTTCAGACCCTCTACGGTGAGGATTTCGCCTTCACCCTGACCTCCAGGGCGGCCTCGGGATTGACCGTAAACTTACGCATACCCTACCAGACAGAAGAATGA